CCTATAGATTGCTTCCAGAGGTAAAACCACAAGTATCTTTTCAGAAGTATGTTGTCCATTATTCATTTAGTTATCTCTCTGCTGTCAGTATAACTttcttccattttttttttccagttctGACGACATACTTAATTGGATTAGTGGCCATGTGGAGGAAACCAACACATTTTCCATCTGTGTATCTCGAACTGACCTCTTCACCCGCGGCATGCAGCAGTGGCAACGTCAGAAGAAAACATCTCCTAAATGTAGACTAAGGGTTACCTTCTTTGGGGAAGCAGGCATTGACACTGGTGCCTTAAGCAAAGAGTTCCTAACAGGTTTAGTAGGTGTTAAAAGTACACATTTTAAAGTAGACAATTTGTGAAATCACAgttttataatttataattttgCTGTTTTCTAGAAATGCTTGCAGAGATTGAGAGAAAGCTCTTTGTCTGTAGTGCagacaaaaaaggaaaaaatcctCTTTACTGTCTGAACAGTTTGGATCAAAACTACTTCAGGTGAGTCTAATCAGTAGTTCTGGTTATTTTATATGTATTGAGGAAAtaacctaaaatatatttaaatacattatacTATTTGATTTTATCTTATTAGGAGTGCTGGAGAAATCATGGCAGCTAGCTTGGCGCAAGGGGGACCTCCACCAGCCTTTATGCGTGAATGGTGCTTCAGATATCTCTGTTCTGGTGATTCTGACAGCATTCAGGTGTCAGCTACTGATGTCACTGATCGGGAACTGTCGCTTCTTATTGAGACGgtaaaaaaattatgaaatcAGGCGGGTACTGAAAAGTAACGATGATTATGCACTTATTAGTCTACAAGTAAAGGTAATTACATACAAAGGTAAATACAAGTCTGTTTGGGTAATTTCTGCTCTTGTACTGTGATCCGTGACCGTGCACAATAATTTCTCAAATGTAACATTGAAACACTAGTACACTATTCTGATATTGTGGATGTTACCGTCATCTAATCCAGTGTACTCATTTCTCTAACAAATGTTTTCCTCATAATATTGTAATCATGTCTTTCCACTGTATATATTGACATTGCTGATTTAGGGGACCAGATCCACATTTTTGGACAACCTTATTTTGGACAGTCTTCTTAAGAAGTGGAAATTTAaataattcaattcaatattgTGTTTTCAGATTAGCAGTGCAACTGATGATGAGCTCGGTGAACATACTGATGAAATTCTAAACTGTGGATACACTGGAAGGGTGTCTGTAGAAAAGAAAGATCACATAATCAGGTATTTATTAGGTGTTTCTATGTTGACTGCTGAAATGGTTACTACttttaacacaaaacacatggaCTACTTATGTGCAGTTACAGTTTCAAAACCACTATATTTTCCCTGCTccaacactcactcactcagttaATTCAGGGATGTCAGGTTTTATAAAAATTTtttgctgttttaaaaaaaaatatgtgtATTTCTACTGTTTTTGAAGGGCCGTTATACTCCACTCAACCATGAGAGTCGTTCCGGTGCTTGATCAGCTTAGGAAAGGACTGCTGCTTTATGATCTTCTTAAGATAATGAACTTGTACCCAGAACTTTGTCTACCACTGTTTGTACCAGGAGATGATGACAAGGTAACTAATCATTTACTATGGCATTTCTATTTAATTAGCATTAAAGGAATGGTTTCCAGCTCTGGGCATTGCTGATGTCCAGGTTAGAACTAAAGCTGCAGCACTATACTAACAGACACTAAAAGCCTAGTCACCTAAATCAAGACCAGGCTTCTTTGTGAATTTCATCCACTATTCATGCAGTTTGAGAGgtgggtttttattattatttgcatgtttttacAGGAACATTGTGGTCAGTTTTAGTGACTTCTAGTGTTTTGTTACCTCTAGTTCAAAACTAAGGGGACATCAAAATAATTGATTTTAGGTAGATGCAGCTTTTATTCTGGAGAAGTGCCACCCTGACTTCAGCGAGAAGGGATCCCTGAAATACAGCAAGGAAATTAACATTATGAACTTGTTCCAGGATTTCTTACAAGAAATTGAGGATCAAGGTATGTTTTagcttttgttaaaaaaaacaaaaacaaatctctATTCACCCTAACATGTTTTCAATCCTTTATGTAAGAACAAGGTGAACATGGAGAAATGTCCGTTGGCAAAATCATGCAGTGGATGACGGGCCAGGGACACAAACCTCTTTTGCCAAGTGAAAAGCAGGACTTCAGCATAACTGTAAAGTTCTATCATGACTGTGACGGCAGTCATACTGTTTGTTTTCCAACAGTAAGCGCATGCAGTCGCACAATCACTTTTCCCTCTGCTCACTTGAAAACATCTGATGACTTCAAAAACATTATGTACTTGGCCATATCTTGTGGGGAGTCTTTTGATAGGATGTAAGGAAGCAAGAAATGAAATTCAACACTTCCTTCCTTGTTCTTTTTATTCACATAGGATATCTTACATCAATATtaacatttatgtatttatataatgTTTCACTGCCAGTTTTTTTTAATAACATGTAGCATGTCATGACAGCTGTCAGCCAAGGTAATGTACAAGTCTGCagttcattttaaataaatgtttacaaAACGGCTGTTATTTGCCTGTTAGGTCTCAGTTATTGCTTCCTGTTCTCCAAAGGTGTTCAGCATATTGAACCATTGATATGTAAATGTCTCTACCATAGGATTCTGATGTTGCAAGAGGATTGATGATAGATTTAATTGTTTCCATCACAGTTGGAGGCAGTGGGCTCTCAATTCGTGGCACCTGAACGCCAAAAGGTTCTTCATTTGCAGAATCGAAGGACTCCCAGTCTGTTCCAAACAGCTCCAGATTCTGaaactaaataaaaagaaaatgctACCTTGCATAAAATTGTTAATTAAAATATACAGCATAAGAGGCAGAGTTATGTCATAACTACCCTAGGGTAAGTGATTTAATACAAACCTGCAAATTCTCTTCAGAGTCACCAGTAGGGCTGTCGCAATAACCGCAATATTGTAATACCGCGATATTCACCTGCCAACCGCAGGGAATTCCAAGCAACCGTCACACCGCGATGttcgtgttttctttttttccacaaggtTCTTCTTGTTTTACACGTAAGCCACTTCGCTGCGTGTGTGGtggatgttaattactatttaaaaactttcGTATCCGTTGCTTCTGAGTGGCCTTTTTATGGAAACAATTGCGGCTACTCTGGTCGCAAAACCAAATGTGACCGCCAGTTTGGGAGCATTTCGGCTTTCAACCGAATGAAAAGAGAGAGCCGGACAATTTAGACGAGGCAATATGCAAAATCTGTGCGCGAAAGGTTGTTGTGAAACGGGGAAACTAAGAGAGCTCGCGCACATGCCGAGCTCGAGCTACCTGCACGAGCCCTAACGCAGATCCCATCGCCTGGTGGCGCGACAACCAGGTTAGATTTCCTCTGCTTTCTAAAGTGTCCCGCaagtacatgtgtatttgtgcaacGCCCACACCACCAGAGAGAGTTTTTAGTGCTGCCGGAAACATTGTTACCCCACTTAGATCCTCtctgaaaccacataaggtgaacATGTTGGTTTCCTAGCACGTAACAAGGACATGATAACGCCGGACTAAACCTAGACTTTATTACTAAAGGAAGGGTttcgttttccttcttttttttaaatgaattctgATCTCATGTGCTCAAGTTTTTTTGCCTTCTTTGCACAGCGCAGATCAATCGTAGGCTATAAGCTGGACTTTGTTTCCATGAAAGAGTAAAGGAGCGTTCTTATTGCACGTCATTAGCCTTACGTGCTCTGCATTTAACAATAAGGACTGTTTAATTTGTCCTACAACTGTGTCGGCtttgttataaaaatataatattcttaataacaactgcaataaaaacgtgtttataatagcacttaaatcaggatatgtttgtgaaaacaacaaaaatggcgataataccgcatatcgcggtgtGGAGCCCTGTTAATTTACCGCAGTGGAAATTCTTACACCGCGACAGCCCTAGTCACCAGAAGAATTCTGCATGTGTCCCAGAACCCACAGCTGGTTTGGGCTAAGTCCACCTTCAGATTGTAAGGGATGATTATCCCAGCCTTCAGTAAAAATGTGGAGATCATGTTCTAGGCGTGCAAGAAACACATAATGCACACAGAACATATGGAGAGAATCTGACAAGTCCAGCAAGCCATCTTCTTCAAGCCCATGAAGAACTTCGTAGTACAGCTGAGTTACACTGAGCCAAACATCTCGCCAAAGGCGCTCGATTCTAAACAGAGAAGGGAAAGAGGAACAGCTGTGTTAGCCAAGTAACTGATAGCTTGCTCTTGAATATGCTTTTGAAATGGTTTTATAATAATCTTACTATTACAATACTTTGCATAGTTAATTGGTAACCTTTGATTATGCACACTCTTCCCTGCAATGAAGCTTCCTCTTCCTGTGCCTTTTACAGTGAACATGGTTTCTGCAATTCCAACATTTTCCACACCTTCATCACCTCTCACTCTAGAAAATgtagggaaaaaagcataaagtAGCAGTTCAGCGTTTAAATACTGAGCAAGTTTGCTTAAGCAGAAAATCAAGAATCTTCTACCACGATTACACACCTTGATGGCCAGCCATAGTTTTGAACTGCTTTTAGAAAAAAAGAAAGTGCAGTGCTTGAGCAGTTATTATCTGCTGGTTCCAGGTACATGATCTATATGTAAAGTACACAAAATGTCTCAGTAAGCAATCATTTACTTTTCACGTAGCATGAAAATCGAACTAATCAAACTGAGTCTGACTCAGTTTAATTCGACACACCTTTCTAGAGTATCCATCGATCCCTCCAAATATGACAATGTTGTACCTTGAAAGCAAAAAGCACATCATAGCTTGTCCTTTTAAGGAGAAGTAACATTTTGATAGTATTATAAACTAATGATTACCGTATAAGTTTATGGTTTGTGTCCACGTGGACTAAGGATAGCGGATGCTGTACAAAATACGTTCTCCTGACAATGCACCCTAGCTTTGTCATCCTCTCCAAAACTCCAGCAGCATCTACTCTGTGCATGGACTCCTTGATGCGATCCCACTGAACTCTGTGCCCTTCTGCTTGCAAGGAACCCTTTACCATCCTGTATCCTGCAGTTGGTAATTGTCTCTTGATAGACATCACAGCATTATCCAAGTCATGGTCAGAGAGACTGCTATACGTGGACTTTGTAGACAGTCCATGTTCACGCATTCGACGAAAGATGGTTGACTGACTAACTCCTAGCAGGTTTGCAATACAAGACACGGGTAAAGGCATGTCAATGAGTCTGGTTAACAGTTCTTCAGAAAAGATCAGTTTTGGTCTGCCTCGTCCATTACTTGCATCCTTAATGAAAAGTTGGGGTGCTTCTTGTGAAAGAGCTCCGTTTATCTTCCTTTGAAGAGATAGAAGATTCTCCTCAATTTCACTTGGCACATTAAAGACAGTAGCAGCTGATGTCAAAATGAATACTTCTTGATTAACAACGTACAGGAAATAGTCCAAATCCAAATTTGGTCGATCCAGGATCCCACTTATTCTAGATTGAAGACGTTCCAGTAAGTGTGTAACCATAGACTCCTATGAAAGTGAAACAATATATTTTATGAATGTAATGTTAATATTTCACAGCAGTTAGGCAGCCAAGTGTATTCCAATACTGGTCCTGGAGTAACCCTGCCCTACACGTTTTAACTTTTGTCTTTAACATACATTATAGCTTAGCTAATTAACACACCCTTATTGAGTTGGATGTTCGCAGAGTAAACAAAAGTGTGCAGAACAAGTGGTAGTCTAAAACTTATGTtttgaaagtaaaaagtgataAAACGccgattgcatcatttttgaCGCGCGGACCCTCGGGCCAGTTGCGACGCGTcaagtttaaacctagcttgAGTGAACCATAATCTTGAAGCTAGCATAACGTTAAAGCCATACACGAATAAGAAAGCAACATTGTCGTAGCGGTGGGAAAAGCAAAAAGGAAGAAGTGAAGCAGTAAAACGCTGATTCGTGAAGCCCATTACTACTAAAAGATCGCATCTAGGAGAATCTCAAAGGGCACCATTGCGGTTAGCCCGCGCCATATAACAGCATTGTCCCTTAAAGATTGTGAGAGACACATAGTATATTAAACCACGAAGACCTAACAAAAGCGTAAACTATTTGAAACAAATAATTGTAAAACAATTTAGCTTAGACGAGGAAAGAATTTAGGCTGTACCTGATTTGAGCTCCCGCTGCTTGCATCAGCCATCTTTCTACCCGCCAACAGTTGAAAGCTGGACGCGGCTGAGGACGCATGCGCATTGTGACGAATCGATTGCTCTTGTACTCGATGCATTTCGGTTGTGCCCCAAATGACGTATTTTTGACAGTCGTTTCTCACCTTTGGATTCGTAATCATAACTAAGAGGTCGTACCCGTAAAAATTCTAGTCGTATGCATAAGTTGTAGATTTTGTAGTTGTAttctcacaaaacacacacagtgttacgACATAATGTTTTTATGCATGGCTTATTCTGTACGTGaatatataaatacagatttttgtgtacaaCAAATGTATTTACGTACGTGTTTTGCTGAG
This Brachyhypopomus gauderio isolate BG-103 chromosome 6, BGAUD_0.2, whole genome shotgun sequence DNA region includes the following protein-coding sequences:
- the LOC143517758 gene encoding uncharacterized protein LOC143517758 isoform X2, producing MITNPKVRNDCQKYVIWGTAEMHRVQEQSIRHNAHASSAASSFQLLAGRKMADASSGSSNQVPLADIISTAQNLVTILSNSLSSAGNVRPARQGRADPGCGQGAQTEKAQSSHRSQSVQQEMARSFPGFFRKERGKTPKGELELRLMLAGLGKRSLTIDENITHSELTDLLVKAYPKLTNISGGWLLHKSTGGGGQRKLLVVPPDSDGYSGQQLKAISGNGKCIMYIAPLQEEIDSTALPPEAKEFEQMPKAQCTSCRKMFPLQALPIHIQECQKEQVDLCISSDNENCTEEDSVSNDLDIQREMTAECPMCKKVFNVDVIEVHASDCGLRTAEHGVSMSDHPIDCFQSSDDILNWISGHVEETNTFSICVSRTDLFTRGMQQWQRQKKTSPKCRLRVTFFGEAGIDTGALSKEFLTEMLAEIERKLFVCSADKKGKNPLYCLNSLDQNYFRSAGEIMAASLAQGGPPPAFMREWCFRYLCSGDSDSIQVSATDVTDRELSLLIETISSATDDELGEHTDEILNCGYTGRVSVEKKDHIIRAVILHSTMRVVPVLDQLRKGLLLYDLLKIMNLYPELCLPLFVPGDDDKVDAAFILEKCHPDFSEKGSLKYSKEINIMNLFQDFLQEIEDQEQGEHGEMSVGKIMQWMTGQGHKPLLPSEKQDFSITVKFYHDCDGSHTVCFPTVSACSRTITFPSAHLKTSDDFKNIMYLAISCGESFDRM
- the LOC143517758 gene encoding uncharacterized protein LOC143517758 isoform X1; its protein translation is MITNPKVRNDCQKYVIWGTAEMHRVQEQSIRHNAHASSAASSFQLLAGRKMADASSGSSNQVPLADIISTAQNLVTILSNSLSSAGNVRPARQGRADPGCGQGAQTEKAQSSHRSQSVQQEMARSFPGFFRKEVRGKRRFAPYTRQKKSFLVNFFLLDKQRGKTPKGELELRLMLAGLGKRSLTIDENITHSELTDLLVKAYPKLTNISGGWLLHKSTGGGGQRKLLVVPPDSDGYSGQQLKAISGNGKCIMYIAPLQEEIDSTALPPEAKEFEQMPKAQCTSCRKMFPLQALPIHIQECQKEQVDLCISSDNENCTEEDSVSNDLDIQREMTAECPMCKKVFNVDVIEVHASDCGLRTAEHGVSMSDHPIDCFQSSDDILNWISGHVEETNTFSICVSRTDLFTRGMQQWQRQKKTSPKCRLRVTFFGEAGIDTGALSKEFLTEMLAEIERKLFVCSADKKGKNPLYCLNSLDQNYFRSAGEIMAASLAQGGPPPAFMREWCFRYLCSGDSDSIQVSATDVTDRELSLLIETISSATDDELGEHTDEILNCGYTGRVSVEKKDHIIRAVILHSTMRVVPVLDQLRKGLLLYDLLKIMNLYPELCLPLFVPGDDDKVDAAFILEKCHPDFSEKGSLKYSKEINIMNLFQDFLQEIEDQEQGEHGEMSVGKIMQWMTGQGHKPLLPSEKQDFSITVKFYHDCDGSHTVCFPTVSACSRTITFPSAHLKTSDDFKNIMYLAISCGESFDRM
- the LOC143516417 gene encoding uncharacterized protein LOC143516417 encodes the protein MADASSGSSNQESMVTHLLERLQSRISGILDRPNLDLDYFLKINGALSQEAPQLFIKDASNGRGRPKLIFSEELLTRLIDMPLPVSCIANLLGVSQSTIFRRMREHGLSTKSTYSSLSDHDLDNAVMSIKRQLPTAGYRMVKGSLQAEGHRVQWDRIKESMHRVDAAGVLERMTKLGCIVRRTYFVQHPLSLVHVDTNHKLIRYNIVIFGGIDGYSRKIMYLEPADNNCSSTALSFFLKAVQNYGWPSRVRGDEGVENVGIAETMFTVKGTGRGSFIAGKSVHNQRIERLWRDVWLSVTQLYYEVLHGLEEDGLLDLSDSLHMFCVHYVFLARLEHDLHIFTEGWDNHPLQSEGGLSPNQLWVLGHMQNSSGD